A single region of the Lactobacillus isalae genome encodes:
- the addA gene encoding helicase-exonuclease AddAB subunit AddA yields MTNFTKEQDQAINDHGKDILVSASAGSGKTTVLVERVLRRILSGTPVSSLLIITFTKAAAREMKERIKQKISDQLEVEPDNQFLRSQLLDIDTANISTIDSFCLDVIRRFYYVIDLDPQFSVLTDETQAELLKERALREIEADYLEEDNLDFQAFYDNFSGDRDADGARNLLLQLYNTATSEPDYEKFLNNLPSYYEVGDNLVDSNLWQQQIKPLLIKEVSDLKAEVENLLAEPEFDGPDLVKVKENYDIFSNRLDYFLESLDSDRPYNEIRANLMNCKFEKSVRKSKKWSDESVEVYRESQDLKSDLNDQLKKIFASFFVVEEKEQVAVLQKAEKLVKKIVEAEKKLIQKFGQLKREQNLIDYSDMEQFAFSILTTDTSNAHIAQEYYQEKFNEILIDEYQDVNALQENIIRAIKKKGQNTLFMVGDVKQSIYGFRQARPDLFLSKYHTYGKDNDSEKIILADNFRSTKRVTKTVNDLFNPILTTNFGGIDYKKEGQLQFGASYYPADLPTASEYIFTDKKQTQSAYEEHYGDEMDFSEIQMVIARIKQLKEENFQVWDRRTQLKRPLEYSDIAIITRTRSDNLQVMQEFARADLPLFVTDAQNYFQTFELIMIMNYLRLIDNPQQDIPLVAVMRSPLFNFKEPELAQIRVKTRTGNFYTALTSFASVNSPLGKKCKEFLQQLESLRSFAATHRISELIWSIYEKTHLLEIVTGLPNGQQRRVNLESLYERATSYESAGFKGLYQFISFIERMRKNQKDLAQPLLSDKADNAVKLMTIHASKGLEFPVVFVMGLGHHYQTRDLSGNFTISQKELGLTIKEKNYRIDSLVKSLADVQKRQQMLEEEARILYVGLTRAQQKLILVASVNEIENKQKKWLTELDQRTNTIPLVKKINAQSPLDFLGPKLEQEHEFDQNIQDMTPALEEQDKLYYLKFDLDLKPEKVEKNNENGQELNSKVNKVVKKLYDFKYPFEDATKTTAYQSVSEIKKAFNDPMDTELENSRLISSSNRYLQPIDETPTFLEEQKFTGAEIGTAMHLVLQYYDYEGNKDQENLEQEIEHLVELGKLNPLMVPYLSKEALNWFVMSDFAKEFWNQPQKLHRESQFSSLVNASELFSDFSDPAAKVLVHGTVDGYFETEEGLILFDYKTDFVDKTHEEQAIEKIMQKYTGQLRLYEQALNEMHENKKVIGKYLILLDARKVVPVD; encoded by the coding sequence GTGACAAATTTTACTAAAGAACAAGATCAAGCCATTAATGATCATGGAAAAGATATTTTAGTTTCTGCATCTGCTGGATCTGGTAAGACTACAGTTTTGGTTGAACGTGTTTTAAGACGTATTCTTTCAGGCACGCCAGTATCGTCTCTCTTAATCATTACTTTTACTAAGGCTGCTGCACGTGAAATGAAAGAACGAATCAAGCAAAAGATAAGTGATCAGCTTGAAGTTGAACCAGATAACCAATTTCTGCGCAGTCAATTATTAGACATTGATACGGCTAACATTTCAACAATTGACTCTTTTTGTTTGGATGTAATAAGACGCTTTTACTATGTAATTGATCTTGATCCACAATTTAGTGTTTTAACTGATGAAACTCAGGCAGAACTTCTAAAAGAACGCGCCTTGCGTGAGATAGAAGCAGATTATTTAGAAGAAGATAATCTGGATTTTCAAGCTTTTTATGATAATTTTTCAGGAGATCGGGACGCAGACGGAGCACGCAATTTACTGCTGCAGCTGTATAATACAGCAACAAGTGAACCTGATTATGAAAAGTTTCTCAATAATTTACCAAGCTACTATGAAGTTGGTGACAATTTAGTTGACTCTAATTTGTGGCAGCAGCAAATAAAACCTCTTCTAATTAAAGAAGTATCTGATTTAAAGGCAGAAGTAGAGAATCTACTTGCAGAGCCAGAATTTGATGGTCCTGACTTGGTTAAAGTTAAAGAAAATTATGATATTTTTTCTAATCGTTTAGATTACTTTTTAGAGTCTTTAGATAGCGATCGTCCTTATAATGAGATTCGAGCTAATTTAATGAATTGCAAATTTGAAAAATCAGTCCGAAAATCTAAGAAATGGTCAGATGAAAGTGTAGAAGTATATCGAGAGAGTCAAGATTTAAAATCAGACTTGAACGATCAACTTAAGAAGATCTTTGCTAGCTTTTTTGTGGTTGAAGAAAAAGAGCAAGTGGCAGTCCTTCAAAAAGCAGAAAAATTAGTTAAAAAGATTGTTGAAGCTGAAAAGAAATTGATTCAAAAATTCGGTCAATTGAAACGTGAGCAAAATTTAATTGACTACAGCGATATGGAGCAATTTGCCTTTAGTATTTTGACGACAGATACTTCAAATGCACATATTGCTCAAGAATATTATCAGGAAAAATTTAATGAAATTCTGATTGATGAATATCAAGACGTGAATGCATTGCAGGAAAATATCATTAGGGCTATCAAAAAGAAGGGACAGAATACGCTTTTTATGGTTGGGGATGTCAAACAGTCAATTTATGGCTTTAGACAAGCTCGACCAGATCTCTTTTTGAGTAAGTATCACACTTACGGCAAAGACAATGATAGTGAAAAAATTATTCTGGCTGATAATTTTAGATCAACCAAAAGGGTTACTAAAACAGTTAATGACCTATTTAATCCGATTTTAACAACTAATTTTGGTGGAATTGATTATAAAAAAGAAGGTCAATTACAATTTGGCGCCAGCTATTATCCGGCAGATTTGCCAACAGCCAGCGAATATATTTTTACTGATAAAAAGCAAACCCAATCGGCTTACGAAGAACACTATGGCGATGAAATGGATTTTAGTGAAATTCAGATGGTAATTGCCAGAATTAAACAACTAAAAGAAGAGAATTTTCAGGTTTGGGATCGAAGAACGCAACTCAAAAGACCACTTGAGTATTCTGATATTGCAATTATTACGAGAACTAGAAGTGATAATTTACAAGTAATGCAGGAGTTCGCAAGGGCTGATTTGCCTTTATTTGTTACTGATGCTCAAAATTATTTTCAAACTTTTGAGTTAATTATGATTATGAATTACTTAAGGCTGATTGATAATCCTCAGCAAGATATTCCTTTAGTAGCTGTGATGAGGTCGCCGCTATTTAATTTCAAGGAACCTGAACTAGCACAAATTCGGGTTAAAACTAGAACCGGAAACTTCTATACTGCTCTTACCAGTTTCGCATCAGTTAATTCGCCCTTGGGCAAGAAGTGCAAGGAATTTTTACAGCAACTTGAAAGTCTTCGCTCATTTGCGGCTACGCATCGAATTTCTGAATTAATTTGGAGTATTTATGAAAAGACGCACCTTTTAGAAATTGTTACCGGCTTGCCAAATGGACAGCAGCGTAGAGTTAACCTCGAATCTTTGTATGAAAGAGCAACTTCATATGAAAGTGCTGGTTTTAAAGGCTTATATCAGTTTATTAGCTTTATTGAGCGGATGAGAAAAAATCAAAAGGATCTTGCGCAACCACTTTTAAGTGATAAAGCAGATAATGCTGTAAAACTAATGACTATCCATGCTTCTAAAGGTCTAGAATTTCCAGTTGTATTTGTTATGGGCTTAGGACACCACTATCAAACTAGAGACTTAAGTGGTAACTTCACAATCAGTCAAAAAGAATTAGGTTTGACGATAAAAGAAAAGAATTACCGGATTGATTCGCTTGTTAAGTCACTAGCTGATGTTCAAAAAAGACAGCAAATGCTAGAAGAAGAAGCCAGAATTTTATATGTTGGTTTAACTAGAGCACAGCAGAAATTGATCTTAGTTGCCAGCGTCAATGAGATTGAAAACAAGCAAAAGAAGTGGCTGACCGAGCTGGATCAAAGAACTAATACAATTCCATTAGTTAAAAAAATCAATGCTCAGTCACCGCTTGACTTTTTAGGGCCTAAATTAGAGCAAGAGCATGAATTTGACCAAAATATCCAAGATATGACACCGGCTTTAGAAGAGCAAGACAAGCTCTATTACTTGAAATTTGATCTCGATTTAAAGCCAGAAAAAGTTGAAAAAAATAACGAAAATGGTCAAGAATTAAATTCAAAAGTAAATAAAGTAGTTAAAAAACTATATGATTTTAAATATCCCTTTGAAGATGCTACTAAGACTACAGCCTATCAATCCGTATCTGAAATAAAAAAAGCCTTTAATGATCCGATGGATACGGAGCTTGAAAATTCACGACTTATTTCTTCAAGTAATCGTTATTTACAACCGATTGATGAAACACCAACATTTCTAGAAGAGCAAAAATTTACTGGGGCTGAAATTGGAACTGCAATGCACCTAGTTTTGCAATACTATGATTATGAAGGCAATAAAGATCAAGAAAATTTAGAGCAAGAAATTGAACATCTGGTCGAGTTAGGTAAGCTGAATCCTTTAATGGTTCCTTATTTGTCAAAAGAAGCTCTCAATTGGTTTGTAATGAGCGATTTTGCTAAGGAATTTTGGAATCAACCACAAAAACTGCACAGGGAAAGTCAGTTTTCAAGTTTAGTTAACGCTAGTGAGCTATTTAGTGATTTCTCTGATCCGGCAGCTAAAGTTTTAGTTCACGGAACAGTAGATGGATATTTTGAAACAGAGGAAGGCTTGATTCTGTTTGATTACAAGACTGACTTTGTTGATAAGACTCATGAAGAACAGGCAATTGAGAAAATTATGCAAAAATATACCGGTCAACTTCGTTTGTATGAACAAGCCCTAAATGAAATGCATGAAAATAAAAAGGTTATTGGAAAATATTTAATTTTGCTTGACGCAAGGAAAGTGGTCCCAGTAGACTAG